The nucleotide window GGTCCGGGGCAGTCGCTCGTGGTGTGCGCCCACCAGCTGGGGGGTGCACTCCTCACCCCCGACGACCACCATCCGCAGCGTGTCGGGCAACCCGCCGGGATCCTGGAGCACCGCCCGGTAGTAGGAGGGAATGTTGAACAGGTGCGTCACACGGTGTTCCCTGGCCAGCCGGGTGAACTCCGCCACGTGCACGAGCTGTCGCGCGTCGGGTAGCACCAGCGTGTGACCGTCGGTGAGCGACCAGAACATTCCGCCGAGAATCCCGTCGAAGGACAGCCGCAACGCAATCAGGAAGACGGAGTGCTCGGTGCCGTACACCGGCCCCCGGCAGCTGATGGACGTGGCGAGCTGGCCCCGGCTGACCAGCACGCCTTTGGGCACACCGGTGGATCCCGAGGTGTAGGCGACGTAGGCGGGGCTCTGCTCAGGGACCGGTGGGTACGGGTCGGTGGGCAGCTCCTGGCCCGCCTCGACGAGCCGCGTCAGCTGGAGGTCCGCCGCGTCCACGACCGTCGGCGGGGCGGGCATCGCCGCGAGCACGGAGGCCGGCACGGCGTCGCTGTCCTCGCTCAGCACCACCGCGCAGTCGACGTCCCGGCACAGCGCCTCGAACCTCCCGACGGGCAACTCCGGTTCCAGGACCGCCCAGGTGGCACCGGTGCGCAGTGCGGCGAGCATGGCGACCACGGACAGGGCGCTCTGCTGGGTCCGGACGCAGACGACCCGCCCCGGCCGCAGCCCGTGCTGCCACAGCAGCTGTGCAAGACCGGCCGAGGCATGGTCGAGCTCGCGGTACGTCAGCGAGACCCCGCCGATGAGGAGCGCGGTCGCCTCGGGAACCCTGACCACCTGCCGTCGGAAGGCGGCCCACACCGGCCGTTCCTCCCCCGGGGTGTCCGCGGGGGCGAACTCACCGGTACCACCGGGACGTCGGGTCATCGCAGCCTCGCTTCCTGTGCCGTTCACGCCGCACCGGCGATCACGCGCGTGTGGCCGGGGGCCTTGGGCAGCGGGCGCTCCGGGTCCACGGTGAGCACCAGACGGTCCTTGTCGGTGACCGTCGCCTCGTAGCCGGCGAAGCGCATCGTGACCAGCATGTTCCGGTTGGCCTCGGTCGGGATGAAGTGCGCGACGGGGCGCCGGCCGGCCGTCAGGGCCTGCTGGATCAGATGGTGCAGCAGCACGCTCCCCGCACCACGCGAGGCGACCCGGCAGGACATCAGCAGCAGCCGCAGGACCGAGTCCCGCCCGGCGAGTTCGGTGACGGCCAGGCCGATGATCCCGTAGTCCCCGAAGCGGTCGCGGAGCGTGGCCAGCAGCACCTGATGGTCCGGTGAGGAGCTCAACCGGCGCAGTTCGTCGATGTCGTAGGTCAGTCCTGTGCTGTTGAGCTGGTGCGTGCGGACGGTCAGCTCGCTGGCCCGGGACAGGTCTTCCTCGGTGGCCGGGTGCAGCTCCATGATCAGGTCGAGCGAGTCGAGGAACGCCTGGCGTCCTTCGGCGAACTCCTCTTCGGCCTCCTGGCGTTGCCACTCGGCCTGGTAGAGCCGGCGTCGCCCGGTGGCCTCCGCGGTGAGGTGCTCGGGCCGGAAGTCCTGGAGTTCCGGCAGTCGTCCCACCTCCGCCGCCGGGTAGCAGCGGACCATGGGGAGTTCGCTCGCGACTTCCGCCCGCTCCACCGGGTCGTTGTCGACGAACGCGATGGTGTCCAGACCGATGTTGAGGGCCTTCGCGATGCGGCGCACCGCGGCGGACTTGGTGCCCCAGCCCACCTGTATCGCGCAGTACCAGTCGGCCAGTCGGCGTTCCGTCAGGTGGCGGTGGGTGACGTGGTATTCGCCGCGACTGGCGGCGGCATGCAGGATGCCGCGACGGTCCAGCTCGGCCAGGGTCTCCAGCGCTGCGGGGAAGGGGGCGGGATCGTCGCCTTCCAGCACCACCCCGTCCCATAAGGTGTCGTCCAAGTCCCACACCAGACACTTGACGGTGGGGGCGCCCTCCGCCGCGGTCACGGCGACTCCCCGGGGAGACGGGGCCCGGCGGTGCGGTCCGTGCCGTGCGCCGCACCACCGAAGCGCCGTAACAACCGCTCGGCTATGTGAAGTTCGGACACTTGCTGTGCTCCTTCGATAATCTCCATGACCTTGGCGTCCCGGAAGTGACGGCCCGCCCTGCTGTCGGGCGCGCAGCCGGCCGAGCCGAGCACCTGTACGGCGTCGCGGCCGGCCGTCGCCGCCGCGGAAGCCGCCGCGTACTTGGCCATGAGCGTCTCCGACACCCCGTGACCTGGGCCGCAGGCCCGTGCCTCCGCGGCCCTGCGGGCGAGTTCCCGGGCCCCGGCGGCGTCCACCGCCGCCCTGGCCAGCAGCGACCGGACCAACTGGTGGTCACCCAGGGGGACGTCGCCCTGCCGACGGACCGCGGCGTGGGTGGCGGCGTCCTCGACGCACGCCTCCGCCATGCCCACGCATCCCCAGGCGACCGTGAACCGGCCGTGGTCGAGCGCGGTGCCGGCGACATGGGAGAGCCCCAGGCCGGGAGGGGCGACGAGCTGATGCCGGGGCACCCGCACGCCGTCGAAGGACACGTGCGCGATCCGGGCGGCCCGCATGCCGAGCTGGCCGTTCACCGGCTCCCGCTCGACACCGGCGCGGTCCGCGTCCACGAGCACGGCGGCCGGCTTTCCCCCGTACGTGCCGAGGACCAGGAACACGTCGGCGACCGCACCGAAGGTGACCCACCTCTTGCGGCCGCTCACGACCAGTTCCTGGTGGCCCGGCCGGCCCGACGCCTCGATACGGGTTTCCACCGACCCCAGCGCGCTGCCGGCGCCCTGCTCGCTCGCCGCGAAGCCGGCCGTCAGCTCGCCGCCGGCAAGCCGGGGCAGCCAGTCGGCCCGCTGTGCCTCGGTGCCCCAGCGCAGCAGCGCCGCCGCGACCATGCCTTGGACGGTCAGCAGCCCGCGCAGGGCGCTGCACTCACCACCGATCCGTGCGGTGATCTCCCCGAGGGCGAGCGGATGGAGGCCGGCGCCCCCGTACCGCTCGGGCAGGTCCGCGGCGAGCAGTCCCGACGCGGCGAACCTCTTGCGCACGGAATCGGGCAGTCCGCCGTCCTGGTCCCAACGAGAGGCGCAGTCGTGTGCGTGGGCTGCCAGATCGGCGGCGACCCGGGACAGCTCCACGGGCTCCACGGGCGGCGGATCCGTCGTCGCGGCGTCGGGGCCGCTTTCAGGAACCCTTGACATGCGCCGCTCCCCGCTCGGTCGCTCCGGTCTTGCTCCGGACGAACTCCGTGATGCGCCGGGCGGTCCTGAAGCTGTCCAGATCCAGGTCCTCGACCTCGACGGTGAGGGCGAAGCGGCTCTCGACGAAGGTCACCAGTTCCAGTGCGAACAGTGAGTCGGCGAGGCCCTGTGCGAAGTAGTCGTCGTCCGGCTCGACCTGCCGGCGAAGAGCCGCGCTCAGAAAGCCGGTGATCTGTGAGGTGATGTCGTTCATGCCGCGTCCTCCTGTGGACCTGTCTCGACCAGCAGCAGACTCCAGGCAGCCACCGGGCTCACGTTGATCAGGACCGCAAGGTCGCCGGGGGCCAGCTCCTTGCGGTCGACTGCGGTGCGCAGATTGAGGAAGACGTCATTGGGACCGAGGTGTCCGTACTGCCGGAGGTTCTCCCGGCACGCCGGCAGCAGTGCGAGGTCCAGGGAGTCCTCGAGGAAGGCGAAGCTCCCGGCGGACAGATTCTGGCTGACGAAGCCGGCTACGTTCCCCCGGCCGATTCCGTTGCGCCGCAGCAGGTCGCCCAGCATCGCGGAGAGGCGGTTGCGCGTCTCCATGGCCAGGCGGAAGGAGTAGGTGCTGGGCTCCGTGCACTCTTCGCGCCACTGAGCGGTGGGGCGGTCCCGGTAGTCGACGCGGAAGAGGTCCCAGTAACGCCCGTTGGTCAGCTGGGCGATGTCGAGTACCCGTATCCGCCCGCTGCGGGCCAGCAGCAGTGCCTGCCCGCTGTCGCCGTTCACCGTGACGGGGTGGCGGTAGCGCAGGGCAGCGGCCGGCTTGCTGCCGTGCACGACCAGGACATGGTCCAGGGCGGGGTCCGCGGCCAGCAGTCCGCGGGCCGTCAGCAGGGCCGGGGTGATCGACACACAGCCGAGCCCGCCCACCGAGAAGGTGGTGGCGTGGTCGGCGCCGAGTCGGTGCTGGAGCCTGGTCACCTCGGAGCTGAGGAACGTCTCCTGGACCCGTGACTCCACCATCACCAGGGCGCCCAGGTCCCGGGCGTCAAGCCCCGCCTGTTCGAGCGCCCGGCGCGCGGCGCGTTCCGCGAGAGTGACGGAGTTCAGCCGGTCGTCCGCCCGGACCGTGTCGATGCCCAGCGCGTCGCGGGTGGCGCGCTCGGTCTCGTCGAGCGTCCTTATCCCGGTGATGGGCAGCGTGTGCTCGGGCAGATACCAGGCGGCGCTGCGGATGGCGAAGGGTGCTGCGCCATGCTGGAGGGCCTGCTGGGACACGGTCGCTCCCTCTCGTCGGACGTCATGCCGGTGGTGCCCGCACGGTGGTACTCCGGGTCAGCCGTGGTCATGAGGGGTGGACGGCGGGTCTGCCCACGGACGTCCGAGGACCCACGGACATCGGCGTGGGTTCGACACGGAGGGGGCAAACGCCTGGACAGGACGGTGGGGGCCACATGCTCGGGGACCGGAGTGGATGGCTTCATCCTGCCCTTGGGGCCGTATGGCCGCTATGTCTTTAAGCGGGCGGCAAATGCGCCTGGTGAGCGGGGCAGGGCGGGCAGGGCCGACCGGGCCGATGGGCCTGCTCAACAGCTATGCCACGCCCCGGATCCTGCGCACCAGCAGCGCCCCCAGCAGCCCGACGGCCGCCGCGACGCCGTACAGCACCCGGTAGCCGCCGAGGTGCTGCACGAGCGGCGCGGCCAGCACCGGGGCGGCCACCTGTGGCAGCGCGTTGGCGACATTGATGACGCCCAGGTCCTTGCCGCGGTCGGCGGCGGCCGGCAGCACCTCGGTCATCAGGGCGAAATCGACGGAGGTGAAGACGCCGAAGCCGACCCCGAGCAGCGCCGCTGCGCACAGCGCCCCCGGCCAGGTCTGCCACCCGGCCAGCAGCCCGGTCGCCACCGTCATCAGCACCCCCGCCCACCGCACGAACGGCTGCCGGCGCCCGACCCGGTCCGACCAGAAGCCCCCGACGACGACCGTGCCGAGCAGCGTCACGGCGTTGACGGCGGTCAGCACCAGCACCCCGCCGACCGGGTCCGGCCGGTGCAGTACGTCCCGCAGGTAGTAGAGCAGGTACAGCAGGGCCAGCGCGTTGCCGAGGTTGATCAGGAACCGGGTCAGCCAGGCCCATCCCAGATCGGGGTGGCGGCGCGGGCTGATCAGGAACCCGGCGAGCAGGGCCCGTGCGCCGCCCGCCGGACGCCGCTCGGCAGGCAGTACCGGGTCCCGGTGCAGCAGCACGTACGGGAGGGTGCCCAGCACCGCGAAACCGGCACAGGCGAGATAGCCCGCGACCACCCCGCCCGCGACCGTCGCCAGCCCCGTGCCGGCCACCACCCCGAGGACCTGCGCGGCCCCCACCCAGCCGCCCACCGCCCCGCGCTGCCGCTGCGGCACCCGGTCCGGCACCGCCGCCGTGACCGCCGCGAACGCCGCGTTGAGGGTGAGCTGCACCAGACACCACCCCAGCGCCATCGCCGGCACCGTGTCCGCCCCGGCCAGCAGGACGAGCGCGCCGGCCCCGCCCGTGACCCCCGCGGCGATCCAGGGCGTACGCCGCCCGAACCGCGAGGCCGTACGGTCCGACAGCGCCCCGAACAGCGGGTTGGCCACCATCGAGACGACGGCCCCCGCCCCGGTCACCCACGCCAGCACGGATTCCTTCGGTGTCCCCGGCGGCGCGAGCTGCGCGGCCTGCGACGCCAGCAGGATCTGCAGCGGTCCGTACCACCCGACCCAGATCGCCCCGTTGGCCAGCGACAGGGCGACGGTCCAGGCCCGCCCGGCCTGCTGCGACGGCTCCGCGAGCGCCTCGGGAGCCGGGCCGCTCATCCCCCGGCCTGCTCCCTCAGCACGCCTTGCAGCCAGTGGTACGAGGCCTTGGGCGTCCGCTCCAGGGTCGCGTAGTCCACGTGCACCAGGCCGAACCGCCGGGCGTACCCCTGCGCCCACTCGAAGTTGTCCAGCAGCGACCACACGAAGTACCCGCGGACCTCGACACCGGCCGCCATCGCCGCATGCAGCGCCCGCAGATGGCCGTCCAGGAAGGTGATCCGTTCCTGGTCCGCGATCCCCTCGTACGCGCACCCGTTCTCGGTGATCACGACGGGCGGCAGCCGGTCCCCGTACCGCTCCCGGAACGACACCAGCAGCTCGGTCAGCGCCTCCGGCACCACCGGCCATCCGAAGTCGGTCCGTGGATACCCCTCGATCTCCCGGGGCGCGAAGGGCAGTTCGGGCGGCAGCCGGATGCCGCCGAAGTCAGCCGCCGCACCCGCGGCCCCCGGGGCGCCGACCAGCGTCGGCTGGTAGTAGTTGATCCCGTACCAGTCCACCGGCTCCGCGATGACCTTCAGATCCTCCGCGACCGGCCCCGGCAGCAGCGCCGCCAGCTCCTCGTCCGGATACCGTCCCAGGAGCACCGGCTCCGCGAACAGCCGGTTGAGCAGCAGGTCGTAGAGATCGGCCGCCGCGGTGTCCGCCTCCGACGCGCTCGCCGCCCAGGTCGGCCCGTGCGAATGGGCGATCCCGACGCTCCGCGCCCCGCGGGCCCGCAGCGCCTGCACGGCCAGCCCGTGTCCCAGCAGTTGATGGTGCGCGGCCGGCAGCGCCTCGAACAGCAGCTGGCGCCCCGGCGCATGCTGTCCCAGCCCGTACCCCAGCAAGGTCACCTCGGCGGGTTCGTTGAGCGTGATCCACCGCTCCACCCGGTCCCCGAGCCGCCCCGCCACCACGTCCGCATACGCCGCGAAACGCTCGGCCGTCTCCCGTACGAGCCAGCCGCCGCCCTCCTCCAGCACCTGCGGCGTGTCCCAGTGGAACAGCGTCGGCACCGGCGCGACCCCCGCCGCCAGCAGCTCGTCCACCAGCCGGTCGTAGAAGTCCAGCCCCGCCGCGTTGACCGTCCCGCCGCCGTCCGGCACCACCCGCGGCCACGCCACGGAGAACCGGTACGCCCCGACCCCGAGCCCCTGGAGCAGCGCCACGTCCTCGCGGTAGCGGTGGTAGTGATCGGTGGCCACCCGCGGATCGGACCCGTCCTTGATCCGCCCGGCCTCCGCCGCGAAGACATCCCACGCGGACCGCCCCCGCCCGTCCTCCGTCACCGCCCCCTCGATCTGCGCGGCGGACGTCGACACCCCCCACACGAAGTCACGGGGGAACTGGGGCAGGGACAGCGAAGGGTCCGGCACCGTCGTCATGAACGGGATCCTTGTAACCGCCGGTAAGCGTGTCAAGAGGGCGGCACAGGAGGCGAGTTGGGGGCCGCCTGCCCGCGGACTCCGGGCGGCGAGGGGCGCTCACCGGGCCCCGGTCATGCGCCGGGGCGGGGAATCGCGTGAGGCGTGGTGGCACGGGTGGGCGGGCTCCGGCCGCGTGGCCTACGAGCCTTCCTTCAGCACCTTGCTGATCAGCGTCCGCTGTTCGTCGGTGAGCCGGGGATCGGCGCAGTACACCGTGCGGCCGTCGATGGTGATCCGGTAGCTGAAGCCGTCCGGGACCCCGACGGGGGGCTCGGAGCGGGCGGTGGCGACGGCCTTGTCGGCCAGGGACCGCAAGTCGTCGGCGTCGTCGCGGTCCGCGGTGTCGATCTCCGCGCGGCGGTCGACGCCGCTGAATCCGCCGGTGCGATGGACGTGGATGCGCATAACAGGCTCCTTTGACGTCTACGACGGACTTGTACCCCGCGGGGGCACGGTATGCGTGCGCGGGGCGGGGCGGCTCTGCCGAGCGCCCCGCCCCGCGGACCTCGTCCCCGCGCCGTGCTACTTGGGCGTGACGCCGACCTGGCTCCAGGCCTTGACCATGGCGTCGTGTGCGGCGCCGGCACCGAAACGGGCCTGCGCCGCCTTGATGGTGAGGGCGGCGAAGTCGGCGAACTGCGCGTTCTTGGCGAGTTTGCCGCCGGTCAGCACGTCGTACCAGACCTGCCCGGCCCGCTCCCAGGCCTTGCCGCCGAGCGCGGTGGCGGCCAGGTAGAAGGCGTGGTTGGGGATGCCGGAGTTGATGTGCACCCCGCCGTTGTCGTCGGTGGTGCGGACATAGCCCTTCATCGTGGCGGGCTGCGGGTCCTTGCCGAGGACGTCGTCGTCGTACGCGGTCCCGGGGGCCTTCATCGAGCGCAGGGCCTTGCCGGTGACGTTCGGGCCGAGCAGATCGGCGCCGATCAGCCAGTCGGCCTGGTCGGCGGTCTGGCCGAGGGCGTACTGCTTGATCAGTACGCCGAAGACATCGGAGACGGACTCGTTGAGGGCGCCGGGCTGGCCCTCGTAGTCGAGGTTGGCGGTGTACTGCGTGACGCCGTGGGTCAGCTCGTGACCGATGACGTCGACGGGGATGGTGAAGTCCTTGAACAGGTCGTTGTCGCCGTCGCCGAACACCATCCGCTCGCCGTCCCAGAAGGCGTTGTCGTACTTCTGGCCGTAGTGGACCGTGGCGTTGAGCGGCAGGCCGGCGCCGTCGATGGACTTGCGGCCGTAGACCTTGAGGTAGAGCTCGAAGGTGGCGCCGAGGCCGGCGTGCGCGCGGTTGACGGAGGCGTCCTTGGAGGGGCCGTCCGTCTCGCTGTGCACCTTGTGGCCAGGCAGGGTCTCCTGGTGGCGGGCGTCGTAGATGGTGCGCTTGGGCTTGTCGGCGGCGGCCCCGGGCTCGCCGGGGGTGAGGTCACGGGCGGCGATCTCACGGCGCTGGGTGCGCCGTGCGTGGTCGTGCTCCAGGGTGCGGCGGGCGGGCTCGTGCCGGGCCGGGTCGTCGGACCGGGCCAGATTGTCGAGGATGTGCGGCGGGATGATCGTGCAGAAGACGGGGGTGCCGCTGCCGGCCGGTTCTGGCGTCGCGTCGTTGAGGTCCATACGCAAACGGTGGCACTCTGTAATGCGGCTGTCACTGCCTGCGGCTGAAATTCCCGGAAAAGTGTGGTTAGTCGCATTTATGCCATGCGGCCCGCCCCGTCCCGCATACTGATACGCACCCGCCACACAGGGCGTACCTCAGCTAGGGTGCTGTGCATCATGCGTTTCGGGCTGCTTCTCCTTAGCTGCCGCGGCGAGGGCCTGTAGTCGTAGGCCGACCCCCTCCCCGCGGAGTTCGGTGTTGCGATCTTGTCGCCCCGTCGGCCCCCTCCTGGCTCCTGATGAGCAGGGGGACACCAGCGGAATACGAGGAGCCCCACGCACCATGTCGAATCCGTCGAGCCCCGCAGACCATGCCGTCGGCCGCCGCACCCCGGTGACGAACGCGACGCAGCTGCAGCGGCCCTCCGGCATGCCGGTCCACAAGTACGGCGGCTACGAAGCGGTCGACATCCCGGACCGCACCTGGCCGGACAACCGCATCACCGCCGCGCCCCGCTGGCTGTCGACCGATCTGCGCGACGGCAACCAGGCGCTGATCGACCCGATGTCACCGGCCCGCAAGCGCGAGATGTTCGATCTGCTGGTGCGCATGGGCTACAAGGAGATCGAGGTCGGCTTCCCGTCCTCCGGTGAGACCGACTTCGCCTTCGTCCGCTCCATCATCGAAGAGGGCGCGATCCCCGAGGACGTGACGATCTCCGTCCTGACGCAGGCCCGCGAGGAGCTGATCGAGCGCACCGTCGAGTCGCTGCGCGGCGCCCACCGCGCCACGGTGCACCTGTACAACGCCACCGCGCCCACCTTCCGCCGGGTCGTCTTCCGCGGCTCGAAGGACCAGGTCAAGCAGATCGCCGTGGACGGCACCCGGCTGGTCATGGAGTACGCCGACAAGATCCTGGGCGACGAGACGATCTTCGGCTACCAGTACAGCCCGGAGATCTTCACCGACACCGAGCTGGACTTCGCGCTGGAGGTCTGCGAGGCGGTCTGTGACGTCTGGCAGCCCGAAGAGGGCCGCGAGATCATCCTGAACCTGCCCGCCACCGTCGAGCGTTCGACGCCGTCCACGCACGCCGACCGCTTCGAGTGGATGTCGCGCCACCTGTCCCGGCGTGCGCACGTATGCCTGTCGGTCCACCCGCACAACGACCGGGGCACCGCCGTCGCCGCCGCCGAGCTGGCGATCATGGCGGGCGCGGACCGTATCGAGGGCTGCCTGTTCGGGCAGGGCGAGCGCACCGGCAATGTCGACCTGGTGACGCTGGGCATGAACCTGTTCTCCCAGGGCGTCGACCCGCAGATCGACTTCTCGCAGATCGACGAGATCCGTCGCACCAGCGAGTACTGCAACCAGATGGAGATCCACCCGCGCCACCCCTACGCGGGCGATCTGGTCTACACCGCCTTCTCCGGCTCCCACCAGGACGCCATCAAGAAGGGCTTCGACGCCATGGAGGCCGAGGCCACCGCCGCCGGCAAGACCGTGGACGACCTCGAGTGGGCGGTCCCGTACCTGCCCATCGACCCCAAGGACGTCGGCCGCTCCTACGAGGCCGTCATTCGCGTCAACTCGCAGTCCGGCAAGGGCGGTATCGCCTACGTCCTGAAGAACGACCACAAGCTGGACCTGCCGCGCCGGATGCAGATCGAGTTCTCCCGGATCATCCAGGAGAAGACCGACGCCGAGGGCGGCGAGGTCACGCCCGCCGCGATCTGGTCCGCCTTCCAGGACGAGTACCTGCCCACGCCGGAGAACGCCTGGGGCCGCATCGCGCTGCGCTCCGCCCAGACCTCGTCCACGAGCGACGGCACCGACGCGCTGACCGTCGAGGCGGTCGTCAACGGCGCGGACACCGTGCTGACCGGTAGCGGCAACGGCCCGCTGGCCGCGTTCATCGACTCGCTGGCCGCGATCGACACGGACGTGCGCGTGCTGGACTACGTCGAGCACACCATGAGTGAGGGTGCCGGCGCCCAGGCCGCCGCGTATGTCGAGTGCGCGATCGGCGACAAGGTGCTGTGGGGCGTCGGCATCGACGCCAACATCGTCCGCGCCTCGATCAAGGCGGTCGCCTCCGCCGTCAACCGCGCCGCGCGCTGACCTGCACGATCGGGCCCAACTCACGGGCACGATCACCGAGTTGCGCACCGCGCCCCCGTAGCCCCCACCGGGCTGCGGGGGCGCGCCGTTGTGCGGCACCGCCACCTGAAGGTGGGGTTTGAAATCTTCAAAGGTAACTCTGCGTAATTGAGTTGGTACTTTTGGTGAGGAGCGCCGGTCGGACAGGCCGCGCCGCGCACACCAAGGACGTGCAGATGACCAGATTGCGCATGCCCGCACTCTCCCGGCTGGTGCTGGCGGGTGCCGCCGCGCTCGCTGTCGTGGCATCGGCCCTCACCCCGGCGGCGACCGGAGCGCGGGCCGAGGCGGCCGACCGCCCGGAGTATGTCGCGCTCGGCGACTCCTACAGCGCCGGCGTGTTCGTCCGCCCCTGGGACGAGAGCGACGGCTGCGGCCGCTCGTACCGCAACTACCCCCACCAGGTGGCGGAGCGGTTCGGCTATCGGCTGAGGGATGTGACCTGCGGAGCGGCCGAGGTCGTCGACGGGATTCTGGAGCCCCAGCCGTCCGACAAGATCCTCGGCCCGCCGACGGTCCCGCCCGAGGGGGGCTGGCCCGAACTGCCCGCCCAGCTGGAGGCGCTGTCCCCGGACACCGACTTCGTCACCGTCGGCATCGGCGGCAACTCCCTCGGCTTCGGCGCCATCCTGGGCAAGTGCATCGAACTCGGCCTCACCCAGCCCCTGAAGACCAAGCCCTGTACCGACCACTACACCGGCGACGGGGCCGGGGCGGACTGGCTGGCGGACAGCTTCGCGCGGCTGGACGCCGACTTCGGCCGCATGATGACGGCGATCCACGCGGCCGCGCCGCACGCCCAGGTCGCCGTCGTCGGCTACCCCGCCATCGTCCCCGACACCTCCGGCTGCAGCTTCCTGCACTGGAACCAGCTCGGCAGCGTCAAGAAGGGCGACATGCCCTGGCTGGACGGACTGGAGAAGCGCCTGAACGACCTGCTGCACCGCCACGCCGGCCACCGGAACGCGACCTATGTCGACACCTATGGACCCAGCGTGGGCCACGGGGTCTGCCAGAGCGGGGAGGCGAAGTGGATGTACGGCATCCGGGACAACCTCACCGGTGACGGCGACCAGACCGACCCGCCGACGGAGCTGTGCAACGACATCCCCGGCACCGGCGAGGCCTGCACCCTGGTCCACCCCAACGCCCGCGGACTGGACAACCAGGCCCGGGAAGTGGCCAAGGTCCTTCATCACGCCAGGAGTACACACCC belongs to Streptomyces sp. NBC_01454 and includes:
- a CDS encoding SGNH/GDSL hydrolase family protein, producing MTRLRMPALSRLVLAGAAALAVVASALTPAATGARAEAADRPEYVALGDSYSAGVFVRPWDESDGCGRSYRNYPHQVAERFGYRLRDVTCGAAEVVDGILEPQPSDKILGPPTVPPEGGWPELPAQLEALSPDTDFVTVGIGGNSLGFGAILGKCIELGLTQPLKTKPCTDHYTGDGAGADWLADSFARLDADFGRMMTAIHAAAPHAQVAVVGYPAIVPDTSGCSFLHWNQLGSVKKGDMPWLDGLEKRLNDLLHRHAGHRNATYVDTYGPSVGHGVCQSGEAKWMYGIRDNLTGDGDQTDPPTELCNDIPGTGEACTLVHPNARGLDNQAREVAKVLHHARSTHPGVLTAPQG